A genomic stretch from Helianthus annuus cultivar XRQ/B chromosome 1, HanXRQr2.0-SUNRISE, whole genome shotgun sequence includes:
- the LOC110943969 gene encoding fructose-1,6-bisphosphatase, chloroplastic, with translation MSEAIPFSPATTLFSTTSNSIPHLSPSHLRPFLRHDTQPHTTGKPISSLSCQAVAGGATPTPSTTPVKKKNRYEMENLTTWLLKQEQAGHIDAELTIVLSSISLACKQIASLLQRSSIINITGAQGTMNIQGEDQKKLDVISNELFCNCLRSTGRTGIIASEEEDVPVAVEETDSGNYIVVFDPIDGSANIDIALTTGSIFGIYAPDEQCLVDFDEDTLDEAKEKCIVSVCQPGNNLLAAGYCLYSSSVVFTISIGNGVHGFTLDPAYGEFVLTHGDIKIPKSGRIYSFNEGNFDLFDPKLQNYLKHLRKPGGPAGKPYSGRYIGCLVGEIHRMLLYGGIYGNPDNVKAKNGNLRLLYECAPMSYLVEQAGGKAIDGVQRILDIEPKQVHQRTPIFIGSPDEIDKLMTYLV, from the exons atgtcGGAAGCAATTCCATTTTCTCCGGCAACCACCCTGTTCTCCACCACATCCAACTCCATACCCCACCTCTCCCCCTCCCACCTCCGCCCCTTCCTCCGCCATGATACCCAACCACACACCACCGGAAAACCCATCTCCTCCCTCTCCTGTCAAGCCGTTGCCGGAGGAGCCACCCCGACACCCTCCACCACCCCAGTTAAGAAAAAGAACAGATACGAAATGGAAAACTTAACAACATGGCTGTTAAAGCAAGAACAAGCCGGTCACATCGATGCCGAACTCACCATAGTTCTATCAAGCATTTCATTAGCTTGCAAGCAAATTGCATCCTTGTTACAAAGATCCAGCATTATTAACATTACTGGAGCTCAAGGAACCATGAACATCCAGGGAGAAGATCAGAAGAAACTTGATGTTATCTCCAATGAG TTGTTCTGCAACTGCTTGAGATCAACGGGGAGAACCGGGATCATAGCGTCCGAGGAAGAAGACGTGCCTGTAGCGGTGGAAGAAACCGATTCGGGTAACTACATTGTAGTGTTTGACCCGATTGATGGATCGGCTAATATCGACATTGCCTTAACCACGGGTTCTATATTTGGGATATACGCGCCTGATGAACAATGCCTTGTCGATTTTGATGAAGACACT TTAGATGAGGCTAAAGAGAAGTGTATTGTGAGCGTTTGCCAGCCCGGTAACAACTTATTGGCAGCAGGATACTGCTTATATTCAAGCTCGGTGGTGTTCACGATATCGATTGGGAACGGGGTTCATGGATTCACACTTGATCCGGCGTACGGAGAATTTGTTCTAACGCACGGGGACATCAAGATACCGAAATCGGGAAGAATTTACTCTTTTAACGAAGGGAATTTCGATCTTTTTGATCCTAAGTTGCAGAATTACCTGAAGCATTTGAGGAAGCCTGGTGGGCCTGCTGGAAAACCGTATTCTGGGCGGTACATAGGGTGTCTTGTTGGTGAAATTCACAGAATGTTGCTTTATGGTGGCATCTATGGGAACCCGGATAACGTAAAGGCGAAAAATGGGAATTTGAGGTTATTGTATGAATGTGCACCGATGAGTTATTTGGTAGAACAAGCTGGAGGGAAAGCTATAGATGGTGTTCAAAGGATTCTTGATATTGAACCTAAACAG GTTCATCAGCGGACTCCAATATTCATAGGAAGCCCGGATGAAATCGATAAGCTAATGACATACCTGGTTTGA
- the LOC110943976 gene encoding uncharacterized protein LOC110943976 isoform X1, whose protein sequence is MDPTPKASSEKEEEVIKKKYGGIVPKKPPLISKDHERAYFDSADWALGKQGVDKQPKGPLEALRPKLQPTQQQTRYRKSLCAPNDGQDMQAAEQSHE, encoded by the exons ATGGATCCGACACCGAAGGCTTCATCAGAGAAAGAG GAGGAAGTCATCAAAAAGAAGTATGGAGGTATCGTGCCAAAAAAGCCGCCACTCATTTCTAAA GATCATGAACGGGCTTATTTTGATTCAGCTGATTGGGCTCTGGGAAAG CAAGGTGTAGACAAGCAGCCCAAAGGACCTCTTGAGGCACTTCGGCCTAAACTACAG CCAACTCAGCAGCAAACACGATATAGGAAATCACTTTGCGCCCCAAATGATGGACAAG ATATGCAGGCAGCAGAGCAAAGCCATGAATGA
- the LOC110943976 gene encoding uncharacterized protein LOC110943976 isoform X2, producing MDPTPKASSEKEEEVIKKKYGGIVPKKPPLISKDHERAYFDSADWALGKQGVDKQPKGPLEALRPKLQPTQQQTRYRKSLCAPNDGQGSRAKP from the exons ATGGATCCGACACCGAAGGCTTCATCAGAGAAAGAG GAGGAAGTCATCAAAAAGAAGTATGGAGGTATCGTGCCAAAAAAGCCGCCACTCATTTCTAAA GATCATGAACGGGCTTATTTTGATTCAGCTGATTGGGCTCTGGGAAAG CAAGGTGTAGACAAGCAGCCCAAAGGACCTCTTGAGGCACTTCGGCCTAAACTACAG CCAACTCAGCAGCAAACACGATATAGGAAATCACTTTGCGCCCCAAATGATGGACAAG GCAGCAGAGCAAAGCCATGA